The following are from one region of the Marinitoga litoralis genome:
- the smpB gene encoding SsrA-binding protein SmpB: MKIINNNKQATYQYHILEKYEAGIELKGSEVKSLREGRVNLKDAFCKIEKGEIFLYNAHISQYKNASLFNHDPERPRRLLMHKYEILKLDQKVKEKGLTIIPLKMYFNEKGLAKVEIALVKGKKLYDKREDIAKRDMERRLRKSIKYDM, from the coding sequence ATGAAGATTATTAATAACAATAAGCAAGCTACATATCAATATCATATTTTAGAAAAATATGAAGCAGGGATTGAATTAAAAGGTTCTGAAGTTAAATCTTTAAGAGAAGGAAGAGTTAACTTAAAAGATGCTTTTTGTAAAATTGAAAAAGGAGAAATATTTTTATATAACGCACATATTAGTCAATATAAAAATGCTTCATTATTTAATCATGATCCAGAAAGACCAAGAAGATTATTGATGCATAAATATGAGATATTAAAATTAGATCAAAAAGTAAAAGAAAAAGGATTAACTATTATTCCTTTAAAAATGTATTTTAATGAAAAAGGATTGGCTAAAGTTGAAATAGCATTGGTAAAAGGAAAGAAATTATATGACAAAAGAGAAGATATTGCTAAAAGAGATATGGAAAGAAGATTGAGAAAAAGCATTAAATATGATATGTGA
- a CDS encoding metallophosphoesterase: MKLFRYVGYFFILILIYSFFLEPFSIKKSNLNIDIPEFESNIKIIHITDLHMYKYIFFHDKILNIIREEKPDIILYTGDSIIKNTDKDDLKKFFEELSKIAPVYVVYGNWDYYNLEMVNEVYNQKNIHIINNNTISIYFDDFSLKLIGLPIYKKIEYIDTTPASYTIALEHIPDTIFYNKEIFDQANLILAGHTHGGQVYIPFLTKYFIKKYSFYLRGKVNFNENKIMYINRGLGAWFNIRFLAPPEILIITLN; the protein is encoded by the coding sequence ATGAAGTTATTTCGATATGTGGGTTATTTTTTTATATTAATTTTAATATATTCATTTTTTTTAGAACCTTTTTCTATTAAAAAAAGTAATTTGAATATTGATATTCCAGAATTTGAATCAAATATAAAAATCATTCATATTACTGATCTTCATATGTATAAATATATATTTTTTCATGATAAAATATTGAATATTATTAGGGAAGAAAAACCAGATATTATTTTATATACAGGAGATTCAATTATAAAAAATACAGATAAAGATGATCTAAAAAAGTTTTTTGAAGAGTTAAGTAAAATAGCCCCAGTATATGTGGTATATGGGAATTGGGATTATTATAATTTAGAAATGGTAAATGAAGTATACAATCAAAAAAATATACATATTATAAATAATAATACTATAAGTATATATTTTGATGATTTTTCATTAAAATTAATAGGTCTTCCAATTTATAAAAAAATAGAATATATTGATACTACTCCAGCAAGTTATACTATAGCACTTGAGCATATACCAGATACAATATTTTATAATAAAGAAATATTTGATCAAGCTAACTTGATTTTAGCTGGCCATACACATGGAGGCCAAGTTTACATACCTTTTCTAACAAAATACTTTATAAAAAAATATTCTTTTTATTTGAGAGGCAAAGTTAACTTTAATGAAAACAAAATAATGTATATTAATAGAGGGTTGGGTGCTTGGTTTAATATTAGATTTTTAGCTCCTCCAGAAATTTTGATTATAACTTTAAATTAA
- a CDS encoding S1 RNA-binding domain-containing protein, with protein sequence MAFGETVKVTVKDIKKFGAFVTLESGEEGFIHISKISNDYVKNISDFLKVGQELEGKIIGKTKDGKVELSLKTEDIQKQPEEKKDDEFEKKLTRFLKDSDRKLSEYSRRLEKKRGGKGKR encoded by the coding sequence ATGGCATTTGGCGAAACTGTTAAAGTAACTGTTAAGGACATTAAAAAATTCGGAGCATTTGTTACACTAGAATCTGGAGAAGAGGGATTTATTCACATTTCAAAGATTTCAAATGACTATGTTAAAAACATCTCAGACTTTTTAAAAGTTGGACAAGAACTCGAAGGAAAAATCATTGGGAAAACTAAAGATGGGAAAGTAGAACTCTCCTTGAAAACCGAAGATATTCAAAAACAACCAGAAGAAAAGAAAGACGATGAATTCGAAAAGAAACTTACAAGATTCTTAAAAGACAGCGACAGAAAATTATCTGAATACTCAAGAAGACTCGAAAAGAAAAGAGGTGGCAAGGGGAAAAGATAA
- a CDS encoding ABC transporter ATP-binding protein — protein sequence MNGAKAIEMKGVTRNFGDVIALNNIDFEVDEGKIVGLLGPNGAGKSTLMKIVSTLILPSSGEVKSFGYDVVKEKNKVRNFISLVSDYTVLEDELTPYENLILFGKISNVKGDLKKRALNLLEDFGLTQYKNRLTKNLSSGNKQKLNIARSLIKDPKLLLLDEPTIAIDVETSRFIREYILDQNLKNNKTILISSHYMWEVEQIASEIAILVDGKIIIQDKMINIMKKFEDELSIFEVELESSDYFSKIEELKNNENISGVKVISSTTVIIETPIKNIEFSKLLKDNNIKCTYRNMKLSLEDVYSYVIKGRF from the coding sequence ATGAACGGAGCTAAAGCAATTGAAATGAAAGGGGTTACAAGAAATTTTGGAGATGTAATAGCTTTAAATAATATAGACTTTGAAGTGGATGAAGGCAAGATAGTTGGATTATTAGGTCCTAATGGTGCCGGAAAGTCAACTTTAATGAAGATTGTTTCTACTCTTATTTTACCTTCATCTGGAGAAGTTAAATCTTTTGGATATGATGTAGTAAAAGAAAAAAATAAAGTAAGGAATTTTATTAGCTTAGTTTCAGATTATACTGTTTTAGAGGATGAATTAACACCATATGAAAATCTTATTCTTTTTGGGAAAATAAGTAATGTAAAAGGAGATTTAAAAAAAAGAGCATTAAATCTTTTAGAAGATTTTGGACTAACTCAATATAAGAATAGACTAACAAAAAATTTATCATCAGGAAATAAACAAAAATTAAATATAGCTAGATCTTTAATTAAAGATCCCAAATTATTATTATTAGATGAACCAACAATAGCTATTGATGTAGAAACTTCTAGATTCATTAGAGAATATATATTAGATCAAAATTTGAAGAATAATAAGACTATTTTAATCTCTTCACATTATATGTGGGAAGTGGAACAAATAGCTTCAGAGATAGCTATTTTAGTTGATGGGAAAATAATTATTCAGGATAAAATGATTAATATTATGAAAAAATTTGAAGATGAATTATCTATTTTTGAAGTCGAATTAGAAAGTTCAGATTATTTTTCGAAAATAGAAGAATTAAAAAATAATGAAAATATTAGTGGTGTAAAGGTTATATCTTCTACTACTGTTATTATTGAAACGCCAATAAAAAATATTGAGTTTAGTAAATTATTAAAAGACAATAATATTAAATGTACATATAGAAATATGAAATTATCTTTAGAAGATGTATATTCTTATGTAATTAAAGGGAGATTTTAA
- the tyrS gene encoding tyrosine--tRNA ligase, producing the protein MDFEKQFEIIKRNTVDLITDDDLKERLKSKKTLRVKLGVDPSRPDLHLGHAVVLKKLREFQDLGHQVVLIIGDFTARIGDPSGRSKTRPMLTKEEVEKNAESYKKQAFKILDPEKTEIRYNGEWLDKMSFYDVIKLSSNYTVARMLERDDFAKRLANNEPISVSEFMYPLAQAYDSVMVEADVEIGGTDQLFNLLVGRKIQEAYGQKPQVVLTMPIIEGTDGSLKMSKSYDNYIAFEDEPFDMYGKVMSIPDTLILKYMRLATDIPEEKILEYEEKMKNNSINPRDIKMVLAHEIVKFFHGEEKANYAQNEFIKVFQKKDIPDEMEEIIVENNVSVIDLLMRTKSVSSKSEAKRLINQGAVKLNDEKINDPFQLLEIKGDEILRIGKRRFFKLKTN; encoded by the coding sequence GTGGATTTTGAAAAACAATTCGAAATAATAAAAAGAAATACAGTTGATCTTATTACAGATGATGATTTAAAAGAACGTTTGAAATCCAAAAAGACTTTAAGAGTTAAGTTAGGTGTGGATCCATCTAGACCTGATCTACATTTAGGTCATGCTGTTGTTTTAAAAAAATTAAGAGAATTTCAAGATTTAGGTCACCAGGTAGTGTTAATTATTGGAGATTTCACTGCTAGAATAGGTGACCCATCAGGTCGTTCTAAGACTAGACCAATGCTTACTAAAGAAGAAGTAGAAAAAAATGCAGAGTCATATAAAAAACAAGCATTTAAGATTTTAGATCCAGAAAAAACAGAAATTAGATATAATGGCGAATGGTTAGATAAAATGTCTTTCTATGATGTTATTAAATTATCTTCCAATTATACTGTTGCCAGAATGTTAGAAAGAGACGATTTTGCTAAAAGATTAGCTAATAATGAACCTATTAGTGTGTCTGAATTTATGTATCCATTAGCACAAGCTTACGATTCTGTTATGGTAGAAGCAGATGTAGAAATTGGAGGTACAGATCAATTATTTAATCTTTTAGTTGGTAGAAAAATACAAGAAGCATATGGTCAAAAACCTCAAGTTGTATTAACAATGCCTATAATTGAGGGTACTGATGGAAGTTTAAAAATGAGTAAGTCATATGATAATTACATTGCTTTTGAAGATGAGCCATTTGATATGTATGGAAAGGTTATGTCTATTCCAGATACTTTAATATTAAAGTACATGAGATTGGCAACCGATATACCAGAAGAGAAGATTTTAGAATATGAAGAAAAAATGAAAAATAATTCTATTAACCCAAGAGATATAAAAATGGTTTTGGCTCATGAAATTGTTAAATTCTTCCATGGGGAAGAAAAAGCTAATTATGCTCAAAACGAATTTATTAAAGTCTTTCAAAAGAAAGATATTCCAGATGAAATGGAAGAAATAATAGTTGAAAATAATGTTTCAGTTATTGATTTATTAATGAGAACAAAAAGTGTTTCAAGCAAAAGTGAAGCAAAACGGCTTATTAATCAAGGTGCTGTTAAATTAAATGATGAAAAAATCAATGATCCATTCCAATTATTAGAGATTAAAGGTGATGAAATCTTAAGAATTGGGAAAAGGAGATTTTTTAAACTTAAAACAAATTAA
- the disA gene encoding DNA integrity scanning diadenylate cyclase DisA produces the protein MKEIFIEVLNLLAPGKKLRNGIDLIISANLGALIFLTDNAEEHMNNGLIQLGFVIDVDFEPERLYELAKMDGAIVLNKDATRILYANVQLNPSSDIPSFQTGMRHRTAERMAKQTNEVLIAVSKRRNQVSLYKGNFSRVLYPETIIFPRLNQEISVAQRYRQTFFDLLSEINISEMENRVILYNVVDAISKGFMTLKVAEKAEKYLLELGEAAESSRLEINEINRITPKYLGALIMDYSKNLLDFQYPQEALTLFDGFDTEDFLNMKLISEKLGYEIETENDLEEYFVSPRGFRLLYSTRIPSIIVRNVVETFKNLDTLMKANIDELINVPGIGKKRAERISRAIRRKNEFSEKISSEAGENK, from the coding sequence ATGAAAGAAATATTTATAGAAGTATTAAACTTACTTGCTCCTGGAAAAAAACTTAGAAATGGTATTGACTTAATAATTTCTGCGAATTTAGGCGCTTTGATATTTTTAACTGATAACGCAGAAGAACATATGAATAATGGTTTAATACAATTAGGTTTTGTTATAGACGTGGATTTTGAACCAGAAAGATTATATGAATTAGCCAAAATGGATGGGGCAATTGTTTTGAATAAGGATGCTACTAGGATATTATATGCAAATGTCCAATTAAACCCTTCAAGTGATATACCAAGTTTTCAAACGGGAATGAGACATAGAACTGCTGAAAGAATGGCTAAACAAACAAATGAAGTACTTATTGCTGTATCAAAAAGAAGAAATCAAGTTTCTTTGTATAAGGGGAATTTTAGTAGAGTATTATATCCAGAAACAATTATATTTCCAAGATTAAACCAAGAAATTTCCGTAGCACAAAGGTATAGACAAACATTTTTTGACCTATTATCAGAAATTAATATTTCTGAAATGGAAAATAGAGTTATATTATATAATGTAGTAGATGCAATATCAAAAGGTTTTATGACATTAAAAGTAGCAGAAAAAGCAGAAAAATATTTATTAGAATTAGGAGAAGCTGCCGAAAGTTCTAGGTTAGAAATTAATGAGATAAATAGGATTACACCTAAATATTTAGGGGCTTTAATAATGGACTATTCAAAAAATTTATTGGATTTTCAATATCCACAAGAGGCTTTAACTTTGTTTGATGGATTTGATACAGAAGACTTTTTAAATATGAAATTAATATCAGAAAAATTAGGATATGAAATAGAAACAGAAAATGATTTGGAAGAATATTTTGTTTCGCCTAGAGGGTTTAGATTATTATATTCAACAAGGATTCCATCAATAATCGTTAGAAATGTTGTAGAAACATTTAAAAACTTAGATACCCTTATGAAAGCTAATATTGATGAGTTAATAAATGTACCAGGGATAGGTAAAAAGCGTGCAGAGAGAATAAGTAGAGCTATAAGAAGGAAAAATGAATTTTCAGAAAAAATATCATCTGAAGCAGGTGAAAATAAATGA
- the radA gene encoding DNA repair protein RadA, with amino-acid sequence MAKKNQNYFVCSDCGYESTKWFAKCPSCNEWNTAVEYTADISNDNTNINVEPSEILFLNDEIKEPIKIDTGFKELNEILKGGLVESAVYLLAGEPGIGKSTFLTQLSSNIAEKKSVIYVSGEESAEQVFQRFKRIGLKSNKKNIGLVFENSLEKLISLIEKLDNIPDILLIDSIQTIKSYNFSSYAGSVLQVKEVTRYLSEYCKKKGITLIIVGHVTKDGLIAGPKILEHMVDAVLQFELEKTSGLRMLRILKNRYGPTDEILMFEMTQKGLNPISEYTQYFLKDYKNASGNVLTIVKEGSKLIPIEIQALVSKPVYGNPRRVTSGAPLDRLLMIIAVLSKRLRLPIESKDIFLSTAGGFKISDTSSDLAIAYALLSSLFDISTSSSIIVFGEIGLDGNIRNIRDLEKRIEFANKLGIEKIVIPNFKVKYDNVISISNLNDLVKKFFA; translated from the coding sequence ATGGCTAAAAAGAATCAAAATTATTTTGTTTGTTCAGATTGTGGATATGAAAGTACAAAATGGTTTGCAAAATGTCCTTCATGTAATGAATGGAATACCGCGGTAGAATATACCGCGGATATTTCTAATGATAATACAAATATAAATGTCGAACCTTCAGAAATATTATTTTTAAACGATGAAATTAAAGAACCTATAAAAATTGATACTGGTTTTAAAGAATTAAACGAAATATTAAAAGGTGGATTAGTAGAAAGTGCAGTATATTTACTTGCCGGTGAGCCCGGTATTGGTAAAAGTACATTTTTAACACAATTATCTTCAAATATTGCGGAAAAAAAATCTGTTATATATGTTTCCGGGGAAGAATCTGCTGAACAAGTATTTCAAAGGTTTAAAAGGATAGGATTAAAGAGTAATAAGAAAAATATAGGATTAGTTTTTGAAAACTCATTAGAAAAATTAATTTCATTAATAGAAAAATTAGATAATATACCTGATATACTATTAATTGATTCTATACAAACTATAAAATCTTATAATTTTTCTTCTTATGCTGGTAGTGTTTTGCAAGTAAAAGAGGTTACTAGATATTTATCAGAATATTGTAAGAAAAAGGGGATTACATTAATTATAGTAGGACATGTAACAAAAGATGGATTAATAGCGGGACCTAAAATTTTAGAACATATGGTAGACGCAGTGTTGCAATTTGAGTTAGAAAAAACTTCCGGACTTAGAATGTTAAGAATATTAAAGAATAGATATGGGCCTACTGATGAAATATTAATGTTTGAAATGACTCAAAAAGGTTTAAATCCAATATCGGAATATACTCAATATTTTTTAAAAGATTACAAAAATGCATCAGGGAATGTTTTGACTATAGTAAAAGAAGGAAGTAAATTAATACCCATAGAAATTCAAGCATTGGTTAGTAAGCCAGTTTATGGTAATCCAAGAAGAGTAACTTCAGGTGCTCCATTAGATAGATTACTAATGATTATTGCTGTTTTGAGTAAAAGATTAAGATTACCAATTGAGTCTAAAGATATATTCTTAAGCACTGCGGGAGGATTCAAAATATCTGATACATCAAGTGATTTAGCAATTGCATATGCTTTACTTTCTTCTCTTTTTGATATATCAACTAGTAGCTCAATAATTGTTTTTGGTGAAATTGGACTTGATGGAAATATCAGAAATATACGAGACTTAGAAAAAAGAATAGAATTTGCTAATAAACTAGGAATAGAAAAAATTGTAATACCTAATTTTAAAGTAAAATATGACAATGTAATTTCTATATCAAATTTAAATGATTTAGTAAAAAAATTTTTCGCATGA
- a CDS encoding FmdB family zinc ribbon protein, translating to MPIYRYVCENCEHEFTIMHGMNEEHEVYCEKCGSKARKSIGKIGISFKGSGYYITDSKSSSSSEKK from the coding sequence ATGCCAATATATAGATATGTTTGCGAAAATTGCGAACATGAATTCACTATAATGCATGGCATGAATGAAGAACACGAAGTTTATTGCGAAAAGTGTGGCTCAAAAGCAAGAAAAAGTATCGGTAAAATAGGAATATCTTTTAAAGGTAGCGGCTATTATATAACTGATTCTAAATCATCGTCTTCAAGTGAAAAAAAATAA
- a CDS encoding tetratricopeptide repeat protein yields MKTIAIFDLNGEKIEINTLTVFPVILADVMYEGDLDLMIADLKSNEKLMVEANKIKKFSEYIPGILSNFVTKPFIFSEFIKYLNEFNLKPSDFNHSTLNELYDVILDYADHHNFDELKKIVKFMIEIDPNYTPAYEILGSVLIEEGNFDEGKKYLELAVKQDPWNVAALAELGETYFNLGEFEKAAEVWLKEVELMPENTVTYFMIADAYRQSGNLKNAARILEKFLHKYPKSILAKYELMEIYRKLERNIEAEELKEEISVSQPEYVSDLEIWSKIMFQNGKYDKVEKFITKFLNKNDNYEHFKLLLTVPLIKSGRSEEARQLIKELKDKYSWYYYGVKNILEEYLNDDEKSVFLD; encoded by the coding sequence ATGAAAACAATTGCAATATTCGATTTAAATGGAGAAAAAATAGAAATAAATACTTTAACAGTTTTTCCAGTTATATTAGCTGATGTTATGTATGAAGGAGATTTAGATTTAATGATAGCTGATTTAAAGTCAAATGAAAAATTAATGGTTGAGGCTAATAAAATTAAGAAATTTTCTGAGTATATACCAGGAATATTATCTAATTTTGTTACCAAACCTTTCATTTTTTCTGAATTCATTAAATATTTAAATGAATTCAATTTAAAACCTTCTGATTTTAATCATTCTACATTAAACGAATTATATGACGTTATTTTAGATTACGCAGATCATCATAATTTTGACGAATTAAAAAAAATTGTTAAATTCATGATTGAAATAGACCCAAATTATACACCTGCTTATGAAATACTCGGTTCAGTATTAATTGAAGAAGGTAATTTTGATGAAGGAAAAAAATATTTAGAGCTAGCAGTTAAACAAGATCCTTGGAATGTGGCAGCATTAGCAGAATTAGGAGAAACATATTTTAATTTAGGAGAATTTGAAAAAGCTGCAGAAGTATGGCTAAAAGAAGTTGAATTAATGCCAGAAAATACCGTTACTTATTTTATGATTGCTGACGCATATAGACAAAGTGGAAATCTTAAAAATGCAGCTAGAATTTTAGAAAAATTCTTACACAAATATCCAAAAAGCATTTTAGCTAAATATGAATTAATGGAAATATATAGAAAATTAGAAAGAAATATTGAAGCAGAAGAATTAAAAGAAGAAATTTCAGTTTCACAACCAGAATATGTTAGCGATTTGGAAATTTGGTCTAAAATAATGTTCCAAAATGGTAAATATGATAAAGTAGAGAAATTTATAACGAAATTCTTAAACAAAAACGATAATTATGAACACTTTAAATTATTATTGACTGTTCCATTGATTAAATCTGGAAGAAGCGAGGAGGCTAGACAACTTATAAAAGAGTTAAAAGATAAATATTCTTGGTATTATTATGGAGTAAAAAATATTCTAGAAGAATATTTAAATGATGATGAAAAATCTGTTTTCTTGGATTAA
- the secG gene encoding preprotein translocase subunit SecG, with protein MSILTVLAVLVHIALSIALIYFALQRMQKNAELGGAFGSGASHTMFGREKGFDPAAKMALWAGILFMVSCFVVAALLAR; from the coding sequence GTGTCAATTCTAACAGTATTAGCAGTATTAGTTCATATCGCGTTATCTATAGCTTTAATTTACTTTGCATTACAAAGAATGCAAAAAAATGCTGAATTAGGTGGAGCATTTGGTTCAGGTGCTTCTCATACAATGTTTGGAAGAGAAAAAGGATTTGATCCTGCAGCAAAAATGGCTTTATGGGCAGGTATATTATTTATGGTATCTTGTTTTGTAGTAGCAGCACTTCTTGCGAGGTGA
- a CDS encoding prepilin peptidase — translation MMMKNLFSWIKEDIFIIINSLKLNKKILLPIILGVVLYGKINILILLMGMIAFIDFNTFYIPDIFNYSIILIGIINTNFINLTISIIILLILLPYSKKDKLGFGDIKLLFGLSLFYGYNIFYILIFSVILSLIFSKKEKVPLGYYLFWGVVIENIWFFNFNPFSFF, via the coding sequence ATGATGATGAAAAATCTGTTTTCTTGGATTAAAGAAGACATATTTATAATAATAAACTCTCTTAAATTAAATAAAAAAATACTACTCCCAATTATTTTGGGAGTAGTTTTATATGGGAAAATTAATATATTAATATTATTAATGGGTATGATTGCATTCATTGATTTTAATACTTTTTATATTCCTGATATTTTTAATTATTCAATAATTTTAATAGGAATAATAAATACAAATTTTATTAATTTGACCATAAGTATAATAATCCTTTTGATATTATTACCTTATTCAAAAAAAGATAAATTAGGATTTGGAGACATAAAATTATTATTTGGATTATCGTTATTCTATGGATATAATATTTTTTATATATTAATTTTTTCAGTAATTTTATCTTTAATCTTTTCAAAAAAAGAAAAAGTACCTTTAGGATACTATTTATTCTGGGGAGTTGTTATTGAAAATATTTGGTTTTTCAATTTCAATCCATTCTCCTTCTTTTAA
- a CDS encoding pseudouridine synthase, translating to MDRLDKFLVNAKVGSRSEVKKLIKKGLIKVNGEIIKKFDYKVSNEDIIEYNNEVVEGSRLVYIMINKPIGYLSSTYDSRDKYVLQLIDHKFKDELSIAGRLDKDAHGLLFLTNDGGLVHKIISPNKNIFKTYEVKVEGDITKEKLKKLENGIDLKDFTTKPAIIEKVEDNIITIKISEGKYHQIKRMMKAVGLTVVDLKRIAIGNLCLGDLKEGEWIEIEKPNIFNNNSPE from the coding sequence ATGGATAGATTAGATAAATTTTTAGTAAACGCTAAAGTTGGATCAAGAAGTGAAGTGAAAAAATTAATAAAAAAAGGATTAATTAAGGTTAATGGTGAGATAATAAAAAAATTTGATTATAAGGTGTCAAATGAAGATATTATAGAATATAATAATGAAGTTGTTGAGGGAAGTAGATTAGTATACATAATGATAAATAAACCAATAGGTTATTTATCTTCTACATATGATTCTAGAGATAAATATGTGTTACAATTGATAGATCATAAATTCAAAGATGAATTATCTATTGCAGGAAGATTAGATAAAGATGCTCATGGGCTTCTTTTCTTAACAAATGATGGAGGACTTGTTCATAAAATAATATCTCCTAATAAAAATATTTTTAAAACATATGAGGTTAAAGTTGAAGGAGATATTACAAAAGAAAAATTAAAAAAATTGGAAAATGGAATTGATTTAAAAGATTTTACTACAAAACCAGCAATTATTGAAAAAGTAGAAGATAATATAATTACAATAAAAATCTCTGAAGGAAAATATCATCAGATAAAAAGAATGATGAAAGCTGTTGGACTAACTGTAGTTGATTTAAAAAGAATAGCTATAGGAAATTTATGTTTGGGAGACTTAAAAGAAGGAGAATGGATTGAAATTGAAAAACCAAATATTTTCAATAACAACTCCCCAGAATAA
- a CDS encoding S-layer homology domain-containing protein, whose translation MRKTLLVVALVLFGVLSFAFKDVPADHWAYDYVMDLANRGILPMEDNFNPDVVLTKAEIAVLLSDTLTYLENDPVLAKAEDIKRVEEVMKMLDMKLGDVAFSVEALKGEIDNVKTANARNFLELKYTVLDLSDRLNVLPQLKDDVAVNIENIDGLWEELDMVKSDLDYVSGMNVKEHEMLKDMLAGKADKEELDALSKDLTKAMNELETLTKVAYRAFNNADMILEDMLAMQEDLYELEEKVNEVSPAKLGAIESAVTANQNVLITLSKSNKELAGKVEMHEEKLNTVEDSASKANIMSLVALLVAGVALVVPFVVK comes from the coding sequence ATGCGTAAAACATTATTAGTAGTAGCATTAGTTCTTTTTGGAGTGTTATCATTTGCTTTTAAGGATGTGCCTGCAGATCATTGGGCATATGATTATGTAATGGATTTAGCTAACAGAGGAATTTTACCTATGGAAGACAATTTTAATCCGGATGTTGTATTAACAAAAGCAGAAATTGCTGTATTATTATCTGACACATTAACTTATTTAGAAAATGATCCAGTTTTAGCAAAAGCAGAAGATATTAAAAGAGTAGAAGAAGTTATGAAGATGTTAGATATGAAATTAGGGGATGTTGCATTTTCTGTTGAAGCATTAAAAGGTGAAATTGATAATGTAAAAACAGCAAATGCAAGAAATTTCTTAGAATTAAAATATACTGTATTGGATTTATCCGACAGATTAAATGTATTACCTCAATTAAAAGATGATGTTGCAGTAAATATTGAAAACATTGATGGATTATGGGAAGAATTAGATATGGTTAAATCAGATTTAGACTATGTTTCAGGTATGAATGTTAAAGAACATGAGATGTTAAAAGATATGTTAGCAGGAAAAGCAGATAAAGAAGAATTAGATGCTTTATCAAAAGATTTAACAAAAGCTATGAATGAATTAGAAACATTAACTAAAGTAGCTTATAGAGCATTTAATAATGCTGATATGATTTTAGAAGATATGTTAGCTATGCAAGAAGATTTATATGAATTAGAAGAAAAAGTTAATGAAGTTTCACCAGCAAAATTAGGTGCTATTGAATCAGCAGTAACAGCTAATCAAAATGTATTAATCACATTATCAAAATCAAATAAAGAATTAGCAGGAAAAGTTGAAATGCATGAAGAAAAATTAAATACAGTAGAAGATTCAGCTTCAAAAGCAAATATTATGTCATTAGTTGCTTTATTAGTTGCAGGTGTTGCATTAGTTGTTCCTTTCGTAGTAAAATAA
- the rpmE gene encoding 50S ribosomal protein L31 encodes MKKGIHPEMKLITVKCACGAEHQMYSTEDNFRVDVCSKCHPFFLGETSSQIIDTEGRVQKFKNKYSKFLNS; translated from the coding sequence ATGAAAAAAGGAATACACCCTGAAATGAAACTTATCACTGTTAAATGTGCATGTGGTGCTGAACATCAAATGTATAGTACAGAAGATAACTTCCGTGTGGATGTTTGTTCTAAATGTCATCCATTCTTCTTAGGGGAAACAAGTTCTCAAATTATTGATACAGAAGGAAGAGTTCAAAAGTTCAAAAACAAATACTCAAAATTTCTTAACTCATAA